GTCTGAAATCTCAAATCTCTCTTCTACTGATTTAGTTTTGTTCGTTCTCTATTTCTGTTGTTCTCAGTTCTCAAATGCCTAGATGGATAGATTGAATAAATTACAGACTAACTGAAAAtcatcaaaattttagttactGAATGAGATGGGTGATGAAATGGCTCAACCATCACATGGTGAGACAAAGATAGTGCAACAGTGCAGTGCAAGCATTGAAATggaggatatatattttttttttcaagatataAGAACCGGAAAGATGAAGCTACCTCTCACCGGTGGTATTTTAAAATTCTCGTTAAGATGTGATTTTGTGATTCGTTTATACCCATAGGATCAAGATCTAGAGCTAATGCTGATGAGGATATTATTAGGCTTGGAATAAGCAAACCTTCCTTAAAAAGTTATTTTACTTCTTATCATACCATAACTAAATTAGCGTTTTACTTTTGGTCATATATTAGTGTGGGTAGCATTCATGATTTAGGAATTAGGATAGCTATTAGGCTTGCCCGGGCCATGTTGAAATTCTGGGTCCACCACTGGTCTCAATACCCTCGGAAACCGCAATCACATTCTTGGGAACTAGTACGTGGAACGCTGATTTGTGTGTATGAGCTCTGTGTCTTGATGGTGATTCACTGTTTTATATTACCCTGCAAATCTTCTTGAAACCGTATGCTGGCATTGAATCTGTCCAATGGTAATAGGGTATTTGTAGACAGAGTTGTAAGTTGCATGTTAGTGCTGAGACATGAGCCTGAGCAGTGAGCACTAGTTTCTTTGAAAATTCCTGCCTCTGCAATCTCTTACTGTTCCTTGTTAATTGTAATCTGTGGgtagtttttttgttttggtaGTACAATTTCTCAGACACTGGCACACCGCTGTGTTTAATTCCAAAAAATGAGAACCCTTATATTTTTGTGACAGCTATTGTAGAGTAAGTGAATCATACAGGTGTAGTTGCAGGTGTAGTTGTAGATAGTAAGGCAATGTCTTCATGACTAGGTGGTTAGTAGAGAATACAAGGCGCACTAGAAACTCATGCTCATAAATCATAAAATCCATTGTTAGGAAGAGCATGCAAACTTCAGAATGCATCCTTTGCTTGCCCCTTTAGCTAACAGATAAACAGTGCCTGCTCTGGCTCACAATACTTATTTTCGTACTGAAGCATTGTTCATTATTGTTAAATTGAGCAATCATTTCCTGATTCTCATTCAGGCTTCGACTTGACTGCAAAATATGGATCTTTCTCCTTTCAAGTTGGATATCGATGAGCTATTAGCGGATTATACCGAGGTAATTTTGACTATCCTGCAATCTCTCTAGGTGTGTGACATTTATATCAGCTTGACGTAGCTGTTTTTCTGATTGGTAGGCAAATTGCACTGCATTCATTGATTTCAAGAGATTGTGGATGGCAAAGAAATTTTCTTATATCTATGAAGGCAGACCTAAGACAAACTCTGGCGCTTTCATGCAGTCGCTCTTTTTACATTGTATCGGTAGGCTGGCTTCCTGGAAATTTGCACTGACATACCCACAAATAATCTTTGCAGTCATTTCTGATCAATTTTCACTTTTTTGCTATTACAGGTCATATGACTTCTCAGAGTTGTATGCCTCAAAGATTGGCTGGACTTTACTGCCTTTACTGTCTTTACGAATCGCAACCATACAAGCCACATTTCAAGATCTATTTGTCTCTCGGTAATGCATGTGTTTTCTGTCACTAATTTGGTGCTTCTGATATTACTAGCCatatgcccatgcgttgcaacagaTTACTGAAGTAGTAAAAAGTAATCCTTGTTGAAAaataatgatattttatttggttGAAACAAGATCTTTCATCTCaagaaacaaaatgaaaaatgaCATACTTAGGATTGCGGTTCTCAATGTGAGACATAAACAGAAGTAGTTTCCAGTACTTGAATATAGATCGGTGACTCCAACCATGTTAACTAAATGTCTTTTTTCATCTGATAATGAAATATGTATTTTGATTAAAGTTAGAAATATGTACTCGTTAATAAACTGTTTTGTCTCATTAAAAATTACAGTTAAAACCTAAAAAGTTTGAGTTCTTTTTTGGAGAATAGAGATGAAGCAAAGCAATATAAGCTGCAGACTGCATAGTAGTATAGACTATACATACAACATgggccacatgtcagtgatCGTTGTGGTGGTGGCAGAACAACCACCACCGCTACTGTCTTTAAGTAGTAGACATACTAATATGCTCAGTATTTGTATGCAACAGAGGAGTTGAAGAAACTCAAGGATTTTGTTGTTGAGGCTAAGCAAAATGGAATGGCTGTTGTACCGTCACTTGTCAAAAGAATGCTGGACAAAGGAATGATTTTGTTTGGATTCATCAATCTACTTGGTGACTCGGGGGTGAAACAGGTCAATGAGTTAACTGCATCTCAGAATAAGAGAGTGAAATTCGCATGTGACAAGTATGTGTTAACTGATTCTCATTAGTATTTGTGATCCATTCCATTTACTATTCTCCTATTCAAACAAGAACACTTGGTAAATTATTGCATGCTAATATTCTGATTGTTGTTGTCCTCCAGGCTGTTTATGAATACTCAGATAGACAGTTATATGCACATGGATTTGGTAAGGTTTAGCCTGTTGACTTAAATAacttctttttgtttctttcatgcCTTTTTACATTTTAACAAATGACAATACATCAACATGACCACAAGCCCATACTAGCAATCCTTTCATTTAGTTTCTCAAAATATTACATGCCCTTCTGTTACTGACAAATTGATCTACGTCTAGGGTTCGGAGCTTGAACTTGATAAGATCAAGAAATCATCGTTGGATTATGCCAAAGCCAAGGAATTGGCATTTGCAGGTGCTCTTAGTTGTTTCCATTGCATTATATAGCTTTCAGTTTCTGTGTGTACTCACGGAGAGCTTTGTTATCAGTAACGATGATTTTGATCCTCCTCCTActggttttttcctttttctgcttCACAGAGGCAAGCAATATTATCGATGTTGAAGATGCTAGGCACATTGTTCAGAATGACAAACTGCTGGGCGACAGGGTAGATGAAATCGTCAAAGAATGGGATGCACAGAAGGAGGCCTTCTACGAGAAGACGGGAGTACGTCGCGATGAACTAGCAGTAGTTGAACATGACGAATCAGGAGTACTCCCTCATGAAAACGATGAATTCGATGAGATTAGACAGCTGCTGCTAGAGTGAAAGTAGTGTACAATAGCATCCTCCTAAAAAAACAGATGAAATCATTCATTGGCTTACTGGAGtctctcagttttttttttccttttgtcacTCATATGCTCTTTTTGAGTGTTTTACTGCCCTGCTGTACGTTGCAAACAAAAGCAACTTGTACATAGTGATATGTTGGATCTTGGATGAATGTTACCAATACCATATTGCGTAGTTGTACTTGTACATTGCAAGATTCATTCAGAGACATGGATTTCATAAAAATTTTGCAGAAATCTCAACAGAAAGAGTTTGAATTCCCGTGTTCCAAACGAGCCTGTGatatgtttgatatttttttctccattaTTTGTGCAGCAAGTTGATATCACTCGATGTTCCGATTGGTTCCTGAACTTATCAGCTCGaaccaaaatttatatttaaatattaattttagagttgattttgatttttatcatagtttattttcaaGCAAATgtcttggaagttggaacaaatatataaacattttactttcaattttttttctaataaccGTTGTGGGTTTTGATTAGCTcgaggtgatttttttttgactgtcAGTCTCCCAGAGTCCAGAAGAGGATAGTGGAAAAAAATGTGTGAAAGAGAGACACGTGGCGCGCGCAAAAGATCCACGTCCCTCGACTCGCCCGCACCCCCGccactccccctctcccctctcgccgccgtctctcgccgccgccgcggcgctcgtcgAACACctaccgcccgccgcccgcctcgtcgccggTGCGGAGCGCACCGGCGAGCGAGATGTGGCCCGCCGCAGCCGCGTCCCTCCACGTGCTCGTCCTCCCGCCACTCCCTCCTCCCGGTTGCAGGACGCGCCGAGCCGCCCCTGTCCTcgcgcgccgcggccgtggcGTGCGATATGCCGCGCGCCGCGACACGCCGCCTAACCCGGTGGACGCGGTCGACTGCGTCGGCACGGGCGCCGACGTCGAGTGCTACGTCGACGACCGCCCAGGCGCGGAAGTGGGGCCCATCCGCCGcgaggcgacgccgccgccctccccgcagGACGCGGTCGACTGCGTCGGCACGGGCACGGACGTCGAGTGCTTCGTCGACGGCccaggcgcaggcgcaggcgtAGACGCGGAGCCCCTCCTCGCGCGGGtctccgaggaggaggaggatggcgtctcggcctcggcggcggcgctcgtgggGAGGGAGTGGTGGGAGTGGGCGTCGCTGGTGTCGCCCTTCTTCTTCTGGGGCACGGCCATGGTGGCGATGAAGGGGGTCATACCCAAGACGGGCCCCTTCTtcgtcgccgcgctccgcctcctccccgccggcgcgctgctcgtcgccttcgccgccgcgcgcggcaggAGGCAGCCCTCCGGCTGGGCCGCctgggtcgccgtcgccgccttcggcctcgtcgacgccgcctgCTTCCAGGTGCTCCCCCCCGCCATAGCTGCAAGGTGTTCGCTACTTAGCTCTAGCGTGTGGCTGTGCTGTTCCTGAGCTAAAAGCATTCGTCTCATCTCGCAGGGATTTCTCGCGGAGGGATTGCAGAAGACATCGGCTGGGCTCGGAAGCGTAAGCTGAATTCTCACTGCTGTTCTTCACCTCCTCATACCTCGAGCAAGCCATTGATACTGCCCCCATTTTTTGTCAATTGAACTGATGGCCATGTTTTCAACTGAAATCTCCATTGCAGGTTATCATTGATTCTCAGCCATTAACGGTAGCTGTCCTTGCAGCGCTGCTCTTTGGAGAATCGATTGGCGCGATAGGAGTTGGAGGGCTCGTGCTGGGTGTCGTCGGGCTTTTGCTTCTCGAGGTTTGCCTTTGTATGCAGCATACATGATATCAGTATTGAACCTAGGCAGATAATGTTGATTACGGTAACAGGTTGtgttaatataatatttt
The sequence above is drawn from the Oryza glaberrima chromosome 10, OglaRS2, whole genome shotgun sequence genome and encodes:
- the LOC127786127 gene encoding uncharacterized protein LOC127786127 encodes the protein MDLSPFKLDIDELLADYTEANCTAFIDFKRLWMAKKFSYIYEGRPKTNSGAFMQSLFLHCIGHMTSQSCMPQRLAGLYCLYCLYESQPYKPHFKIYLSLEELKKLKDFVVEAKQNGMAVVPSLVKRMLDKGMILFGFINLLGDSGVKQVNELTASQNKRVKFACDKLFMNTQIDSYMHMDLGSELELDKIKKSSLDYAKAKELAFAEASNIIDVEDARHIVQNDKLLGDRVDEIVKEWDAQKEAFYEKTGVRRDELAVVEHDESGVLPHENDEFDEIRQLLLE
- the LOC127786013 gene encoding WAT1-related protein At3g02690, chloroplastic; amino-acid sequence: MWPAAAASLHVLVLPPLPPPGCRTRRAAPVLARRGRGVRYAARRDTPPNPVDAVDCVGTGADVECYVDDRPGAEVGPIRREATPPPSPQDAVDCVGTGTDVECFVDGPGAGAGVDAEPLLARVSEEEEDGVSASAAALVGREWWEWASLVSPFFFWGTAMVAMKGVIPKTGPFFVAALRLLPAGALLVAFAAARGRRQPSGWAAWVAVAAFGLVDAACFQGFLAEGLQKTSAGLGSVIIDSQPLTVAVLAALLFGESIGAIGVGGLVLGVVGLLLLEVPALSVEGNDTAIWGSGEWWMFLSAQSMAVGTIMVRWVSKYSDPIMATGWHMIIGGLPLLVISVLNHDPALNGHLQELTLNDVLALLYTSIFGSAISYGVYFYNATRGSLTTLSSLTFLTPMFASIFGFLYLGETFSPVQLGGALLTLVAIYMVNYKSIVGEK